A region from the Oncorhynchus clarkii lewisi isolate Uvic-CL-2024 chromosome 8, UVic_Ocla_1.0, whole genome shotgun sequence genome encodes:
- the LOC139415433 gene encoding neurexin-3b-like: MHPFSLSQRVLLLLSTLLGLCQGLEFTGSEGQWARYVRWDASTRSELTFQFKTAASDALILYFDDGGYCDFLLLTVTDGKLQLCFSVDCAETTVTSEKSVNDSRWHFATVSRHNLRTVLALDGQTKADEVRPQRQFMKIVSDLFLGGVPGDIRTSAITLPTVRELPPFKGVITDLNYGNKVPTLINSQKVRLEMMGLCTENPCENGGHCSMADGEPYCDCAKTGYTGRTCGEAAVQRKPGLAHLKASESGFHVFSLNLLNVHFLNIRL, from the exons ATGCATCCCTTTAGTCTCTCCCAGCGTGTTCTCCTGCTGCTCAGTACTCTGCTGGGCCTGTGCCAGGGTCTGGAGTTCACAGGCTCCGAGGGTCAGTGGGCTCGGTATGTCCGCTGGGACGCCAGCACCAGAAGTGAGCTCACCTTCCAGTTCAAGACAGCCGCGTCCGATGCCCTGATCCTCTACTTTGACGATGGCGGCTACTGCGACTTCCTGCTCCTCACTGTCACGGACGGGAAGCTCCAGCTCTGCTTCAGTGTCGACTGCGCCGAGACCACGGTCACCTCTGAGAAATCGGTCAACGATAGCCGCTGGCATTTCGCTACAGTCAGCCGACACAACCTCAGAACGGTCCTAGCCCTGGACGGGCAGACCAAGGCGGACGAGGTTCGACCACAGCGCCAGTTCATGAAGATCGTCAGCGACCTCTTCCTCGGAGGTGTACCCGGAGACATCAGGACTTCGGCCATCACCCTGCCGACGGTTAGAGAGCTGCCACCGTTCAAAGGAGTTATCACAGATCTGAATTACGGAAACAAGGTTCCCACGCTGATCAACAGTCAGAAGGTGCGTCTGGAGATGATGGGTCTCTGTACAGAGAACCCGTGTGAGAACGGAGGCCACTGCTCCATGGCTGATGGAGAACCCTACTGTGACTGCGCCAAAACTGGATATACCGGACGGACCTGCGGTGAAG CAGCCGTTCAGAGGAAACCAG GCTTAGCACATCTGAAGGCATCTGAGTCAG